Part of the Sander lucioperca isolate FBNREF2018 chromosome 1, SLUC_FBN_1.2, whole genome shotgun sequence genome is shown below.
TGCATTTCattccctctctttttttctcacctTCTTTCATGTCGCCTCTCAATTGTCACCTATTGAATATAGGCAGACATGCTatgaaaaagtttttaaaaatggaTAAATTGAAAATGATGTAATCGGTTTTGGGACACAAACATTGCACAACATCAGTCAAATTCATTGTTTGCACTGTGAGCTTAAAAcatacagcaacaggaaatgtTGGTCCCATCAAGTGGAGTATGTTTGCTCAAAGATATGTCAGCATCTATATTTTTTAAGACGACTTAGAGTTCATGGATTGGACAAAGATACCATGCTACTGTTTTACAAGGCAACCATTGAATCTATTGTTCGTTATGGTATTATGGCTTGGTTCGGTAACCTGTCTGTTAAATTAAAATCACAGCTCCAAAACTTGATAATTGAAAAATAATTGGCCAAATGCCACCAACTCCTCTTCAGGAGCTCTTCGAGGAGGTGGTGAGGAAACAGGGTCTCAAAATCACCAACGACCCAAATCACATCCTGTATAGTGAGTTTGAGCTGATGCCTTCAGGCAGAAGGTACAGGTTACCAAACTGCAGGCTTAAAAGTTacaaattctcatttgtgcCGCTtcaatcaaattaattaagagATAAGATGTGTGTGTACTGGCTGCAGTGATGTTTATGTGACTGATAGTACTAAATAAGATATGTGGTACTTAACATTATGGTTATAGGATGTGCAATGATAGGGTACTGgtgcaatatttatatatatatatatatatatatatatatatatatatatatatatatatgctatgttAAATTTGATATGGTATTATGCAATTGGGCATTGTGCAATACAGAAGTTATTGAACAAAGCATTTAACATTTAGCAGTTAACGGGAAATGTGCAATCATTATCAAAATTAAGTGCAATACGAGGGGGAGGATGTGTTGTGGGTtctcttctgttcttctgtGAACGTGAGGAAAGGTAGGGGTGTATTGTTTGTGGTTATTAGATGTTCATTGAAGCATTGGATGAGATAATGTATGATTATGTTCTATGTAGGTtaactgtatgtttattgtgtgtttatgtgcaatGTGTCACCATTTGTTTCTCTCGaatgcccaagacaaatttctcctataggagacaataaaggcttatcttatcttatctataCCACCCTTATTATAAACATAACTGCATAATTCATGTTGTGACATTGTGagctaaaaatgttttttttattgtaacatTTGCCAAGAAAACCACAGTTATACACATAGGCTACACAACCAGCaatacacacactttcactcagTCAATCACATATGattcatgtgttttgtgttgaaTGGAAAtgggaggagctgaagaagccTATCTTGTAGGGAACAAGTCATGATGAGGCTCTCTGAAGCAGAGAAATGAGGTACAAGACAATCACACCATAGTGCTTTTCACTCTGTCGAAGATCTGTTGGACTTTTACTGCAGGGACACATCCTTCCCTCACAATGGTGATGGTCCCTGTGGAAAGAGTGAGATGGGCTTGAGTTAGAAAGTtcctgtgaaaacaaaaaaagagagaaagtatTGGGAATATTTTTGCAATTCACCTTCATCAATCTTCAGGCAGTTAACCACGGTGGAAGCAACAACTTCATTTGAGTCCCCTTGGATCTTGTGTCCCAGTCGACTGCAGCAAAAAGAGTGGTGCCAACATGGTCATAAGCTGGTCCCACTCCTACACAGTATAAATTAAAACTGCGCTGAATACTgataattaatattaataatctgGAAAAAGTTGAAAACTGAACCCAGTAACATTTAAACTGAACAGTTTACCTAGTTTGAACAGCCAGTCTCCTTTGCTGACGATGCAGCAGATGCCGCCTGGATACACATTCCTCATAAACTCCTAGAGCAGAGGGCTGAAGGGAGGCTTGGCTGCCACCAGCTGCTCCACGTTAGAGATGCAAATGCAGATGGGCTTCTCTGCTGGTCTGTCCTGGACGAGGTCACAGATAACAGGTTGATGaagacaaaatgttgaaattggATAAAATGATCTGTGATATATCAAACTTCCAAATGATACAAACTACCAGTATGTTTTTCATTCTTACTTTAATATTGTATATTTTCTCTATAGCTTGAGGATTCTTGCAGGAGGCAGCCAGGGCATACACAGTGTCTGTGGGAATACCACACACTCCTCCTTCTTTCAGTAGGCCAGCGATCTTCAGGAGACCACTGGTGAGTCGGGAATTAGCCACAGGACAGGGAACCTCCGGAGCAGATTCCTGCTTCACTTTCTCCTGAGACAGGCGACAGAGGGagggacatttaaaaaaaaaaaatgaacaggaTCAAATATGACAGACCACTGTAGAATTAGCAGAAGAATGCAAAAGGAGTGTTTTAATTGGTTACCTTTCTTAAGGGAGGGCCCATAGGTAGCAGTCTTTGTGAGAAGATACAGTTCACCAGTGACGCCAGAGCTCCATATATACAAATTGTTGAAAGTAGTTCAAGCATGGCAACTGTAAAGAAAATGTCAGAATGTTTCAATATATCAAGTTTTTACTGATATGATTTTCATTTTcgtttatttctattttaaaacataaatgtgATCAGAATGAGGCTTTGTCCATACTTACTTTCAAGCTCATAAGGCAGTCGCTGCAGAGTGGAAAGCAGGAAACAGACCAGAACAACCTCCATGACTGCTGTTAGAAACAGCAAAACCAGGTTCCTGTCAGCAGCTGACATAGACAAAGGAAGGATCAAAACAAGCTCAAAAACAAACTAATTAATTAAGTCTTCTATTAAAAGATCCTGTTGACCTTACCAATCAGCATAAGGAAAGCATTAATGACCAAGAGAGCAATGGCTCCAGCTGTAAAACCGTAAGCTTCCTCTGTGAAAAGCTGAAGGATGTCacctagaaaaaaaaacttgggaTCAGAATTTTGTGTAAATCAGTGAGAACATGTCTTCATTTTAATACATGTTTGTATAAACGTTTGTATGTACAAAGGTAGGATTCATCCTGGATGAACTTGAATGAAGAGCTGAGAGAGCTGCAACCCCATTTGAAAGGTAGAACAGGGCGTCTGAACCCTGGTCAGTTTGAGGTAGGGGCTCTGGGTCCCCCTGCTCGGCACTGCAGCACTTCAAAGCCTTCTTCAACTGGTCAGAGGCGATGGGCTGTGGTCCTACAGGGATTAGAGACTTCTCTGCTATGGCGTTGATGAGACGCGAGAAAGTGCCATACAGGGAGGCTGTGGTGAACAGGGAGCAGGCTACACCAAAGAAGATGTAGTATCCCTGGAGAGGAATCTGGGGGATTGTTGAGAGTGTAAGCAGGAGAAACAACATGTTGTGGATCAGCTCTAGGACATCTGTGTTCAGGCTTCCCACACAGAGCACCATGCCTGCCATCACAAAGAACCAATTTCCCACCATTGTTACCCTACCTGAGGCCACATTAATGTCCTCTGCAACCAGAGCAGATACCACAAATTCATCCCAAGCTTTGATCAGCCAATATGTGGCATGAAGACCAAACTTAGTGGTGTGGTAGCAGTCTTGGCGCAGATGGGCATAGTAGCTGGAGAACAGCTGGGCAACTGTGATGACTTCATGTACCCAAAGCTGTAGAAAGCAAAGATGAAGGAGGCAACAGTGTCACAGAAGAAACCCAAGGCCATGGGCTCtgcatattttgtgtttttcttcttctcctggCCAATGCTCTGGGCGCTTGCTGAGCAGAAGAACATTAAAAAGGGGGGTACCGAAGCCTTTGAGGACTAGACGTTGAGTCAGACCTTTTACGAGCAGTGCAGCTGAACCATAGATGGCAAAAATCAGAATGAGCAACTCCAGAACCCCAGAGAGCACGAGAGCCCAGGAGCTCGCTACCAGACCCACTGCTTCAAAAACTAAGGTGGCTGTGATGGCCCCAAAAACAAAAGGCATGATGTAATTGACCATGGCAGAGCAGAAGGCTAGGAGAAAGGACAGAAGGATATAAGGGACCAGACCAGCGATTGCTGACTCTTTTATGGACAGCAAAAAATGGCTAACTGGAATCTCTGTGGTGGCATTCAGAGACATATTGCTCATCATGTTTGTGGACAGGGACACATTGTTCATCATCTGATGTGGCATTGATGCTATTGCAGGAATTTCAGCTAAGGCACCAAAGTAGATTCGGGTGGCACCATAACTGCCCCAAAGAGCAGCATAGCCAATGAACGCAGTGCCACTCAGATGATCGTATCTTCTAAAGGAAATCAGTCCAGCCACCAGTTGGCATATACCACCAATCAAAATGAGATGAACAcctataaaaaacaaaacatggaaTTGAAATTACTaagatatttttatattatttttttataatataattttCGCCGATTTACTAAAAGGTTTACCTGCAAGTATGTTTTCCACCCCGACTGGTGCATTGCCAGTGTGTGTTGTATTGAAGTTCTGTAGCAGTACGAGGAATGCACTTATCCCATTGGATAACATGCCTAACACTCCTGGTTCACCATAGAAACTGGCTGGAAACCCATCTGATGTTGCCATCCTGTCTTTGTTGTCAAGCTGCAGTTTCACtgaaacagtgaaacaaatgACACAGACAACATATCCATGAATGTACGTACGTTTTCCATTAAGTAAGTATAATGTGCAATATCAAATGCAGAAATCACCCCCAAAATCTAAGAATACAACAGTATCACCGAATAGTATCACTGTGTTGCTCAAATAtggatgcaaactaaaatcacagagagagagagaggtcactGTTGTGTGTGGTCGGAAAGTACAACATGGCTGTTTGCAcagcattttactttttttttaaagactaaaagctaattacataaaaaaaaaaatatatatatatatatatacattttatatatatatatatatactgagtACTCAGGGCCCttatgtgaggagggcccaaaaatatGCTTAAAtaaatagctgtggatgcactGATGAACTGTTGAGTTGTTCTGAAGCAGGGATAAACGTTTGTCATAAATAAGGCCTCCCTGTGTGTAGGAGGAGTTCATGAAAATTCCCCACAGTCTGCAACCTGAGCGGTGACATCACTTCTCTTCACCTTAGATAGTAAAGTTCcactccttcctcctcctcttctgagGATTGTGATGCTGGTCAAGACGATGATGATGGTGGTCAACGtgaaaatttaaatttaatctGATAAGGTTTTGTTTAGGATATGCCTCTGTTGCCAGCCCTGCCCTGTTCCTCCCAGGCCAGTGTCATAGCCCTGGACTATATAAGCAGGTCTCAATCCAAAAAGCACCACCGTCCTTTCAACAACCTGTTAACTGCAAACCTACTGCatctgagagaaagaaaaaagaagagcaaCAACTGACTGAAGCTATGATCTCCAAATTACAGGTAaagatataaaatatttttacaggACTATTTCTGATTAATAGGGATCTACTGTAATTATGAATTTTGTTCAGCCTAAGTAAGTCAAATACATTGCTAGGTATGCCTAAAACTGTTCAACTTTATCCAGTCTAGGATTTAATACAAAATTCTAA
Proteins encoded:
- the LOC118494594 gene encoding yrdC domain-containing protein, mitochondrial-like, whose product is MEVVLVCFLLSTLQRLPYELEIAMLELLSTICIYGALASLVNCIFSQRLLPMGPPLRKEKVKQESAPEVPCPVANSRLTSGLLKIAGLLKEGGVCGIPTDTVYALAASCKNPQAIEKIYNIKDRPAEKPICICISNVEQLVAAKPPFSPLL